A single genomic interval of Natronoarchaeum philippinense harbors:
- a CDS encoding DUF2150 family protein: protein MSAPPNEFYSEERWQNWLDRISDEELDPEDEDSARLLLNLQDDAAIAVAKVVSAYDDGDLDAETAVEEIDDIREIVLGEVEFEDEEKELLVDDVQTSLVCVFYAAEEYVTGGPAEEASVEEYVRAAADAEAEENVDAALGYVVQAGTRIIDDDELDLTVAEELEYGLVSTWVNGLDSLQSAMSDPEVVEEDDEEE, encoded by the coding sequence ATGAGCGCGCCGCCGAACGAGTTCTACTCCGAAGAACGCTGGCAGAACTGGCTCGATCGCATCTCCGACGAGGAGCTCGATCCCGAAGACGAAGACTCCGCCCGACTGCTCCTGAACCTACAGGACGACGCTGCGATCGCCGTGGCGAAGGTCGTTTCGGCCTACGACGACGGCGACCTCGACGCCGAGACGGCCGTCGAGGAGATCGACGACATCCGCGAGATCGTCCTCGGGGAAGTCGAGTTCGAAGACGAGGAGAAGGAACTGCTCGTCGATGACGTTCAGACCAGCCTCGTTTGCGTGTTCTACGCCGCCGAGGAGTACGTCACCGGTGGCCCCGCTGAGGAGGCCAGCGTCGAGGAGTACGTCCGCGCCGCGGCCGACGCCGAAGCCGAGGAGAACGTCGACGCCGCGCTGGGCTACGTCGTGCAGGCGGGCACCCGGATCATCGACGACGACGAACTCGATCTGACCGTCGCCGAGGAGTTGGAGTACGGCCTCGTCTCGACGTGGGTCAACGGCCTCGACAGCCTCCAGAGCGCCATGAGCGACCCGGAGGTCGTCGAAGAAGACGACGAAGAGGAGTAA